The following are from one region of the Schistocerca cancellata isolate TAMUIC-IGC-003103 chromosome 11, iqSchCanc2.1, whole genome shotgun sequence genome:
- the LOC126108406 gene encoding uncharacterized protein LOC126108406 yields the protein MIPETLTAIASMLGDNAIQCLRDPAKWKVIEDGFHSLWQFLHCIGALDGKHVKFRPLRSDSSSFRNYKRHDSIVLSALVDANYKFLFVDIGGNGRMNDGAIFRESALFMKLVDGSLNLPPQSPLPGSVICVLYMFVADDAFALKENLMKPYPERDMTPEKRIFNYRICRARRVVENAFGITSNKFRILLQTIPLPVSKVVLITKVCCLLHNFVLARNSQGYVPPNVDELPCLPSIAAQGANHSSANAREVRQHLTWYFNTVGRVP from the exons ATGATACCAGAGACTTTGACGGCCATAGCAAGCATGTTAGGAGATAATGCGATACAG TGTCTACGTGATCCTGCCAAGTGGAAAGTAATAGAAGATGGGTTCCACAGCCTCTGGCAATTCCTGCATTGCATTGGAGCACTTGATGGGAAACATGTCAAGTTTAGGCCTCTACGCTCTGATAGTTCATCATTCAGAAACTACAAACGTCACGACAGCATAGTTCTTTCAGCTCTAGTAGATGCTaattataaatttttgtttgtggacATTGGCGGAAATGGAAGAATGAATGATGGTGCAATATTCAGAGAGAGTGCCTTGTTCATGAAACTCGTGGATGGTTCATTAAATTTGCCACCACAGTCTCCACTTCCAGGTAGTGTAATCTGTGTTCTCTACATGTTTGTGGCAGATGATGCTTTTGcgttaaaagaaaatttaatgaaaCCATATCCTGAACGTGACATGACACcagaaaaaagaatttttaactacagAATTTGTAGAGCACGTAGAGTTGTGGAAAATGCCTTTGGCATAacgtcaaacaaattcagaattttgctGCAGACTATTCCACTACCTGTTTCCAAAGTAGTGCTCATTACAAAAGTATGTTGCTTGTTGCATAATTTTGTACTTGCCAGAAACTCTCAAGGATATGTCCCTCCAAATGTAGATGAATTACCATGTCTTCCTAGCATTGCTGCTCAGGGTGCAAATCATAGTTCAGCCAATGCAAGAGAAGTGAGACAACATCTGACATGGTATTTCAATACTGTTGGCAGAGTTCCATAG